One segment of Triticum aestivum cultivar Chinese Spring chromosome 2A, IWGSC CS RefSeq v2.1, whole genome shotgun sequence DNA contains the following:
- the LOC123184793 gene encoding uncharacterized protein codes for MALAVVVVLPSLPPPPPPPPEQIVVAVLPSPPPPPPPARVVVVVPARVRLPGVLRVAALALIYLGFAVAWVMAAATAAEVVARRAWGEGSAPVLFLQAVMYGAVKVCVCIILAFFALVVLLLCAQCVTYVIAPVSGSTSGFKKSTFGAIRPEFTAHFFRLLRPAVLGFVVDLAFVLLAVAGLLVEMMSPHVKGSISQGEMVGSVIEDVGIFGMHATVCFLIIPALVLSVWREC; via the exons ATGGCGCTGGCCGTCGTCGTGGTGCTGCCCTCGCTGccgccgcccccaccgccgccgccggagcagaTCGTCGTCGCGGTGCtgccctcgccgccaccgccgcccccgccggcgcgGGTCGTCGTCGTGGTGCCGGCGCGCGTGCGCCTCCCCGGCGTCCTCCGCGTCGCGGCCTTAGCCCTCATCTACCTGGGCTTCGCGGTTGCGTGGGTCATGGCCGCGGCCACGGCTGCAGAGGTCGTCGCGCGCCGCGCCTGGGGCGAGGGCTCCGCGCCAGTCCTGTTCCTCCAGGCGGTCATGTACGGGGCCGTCAAGGTTTGCGTCTGCATCATCCTTGCGTTTTTCGCGCTTGTCGTCCTGCTGCTGTGCGCCCAGTGCGTGACCTACGTGATTGCACCTGTATCTGGATCCACTTCGGGATTCAAGAAG AGCACCTTCGGAGCAATCAGGCCAGAATTCACTGCACACTTTTTTAGGCTTCTGCGCCCAGCGGTGCTTGGATTTGTCGTGGATTTGGCCTTCGTCCTGCTAGCGGTCGCTGGTCTTCTGGTAGAGATGATGTCGCCACATGTGAAGGGATCGATATCTCAGGGGGAAATGGTCGGTTCTGTAATCGAGGATGTGGGGATATTTGGTATGCACGCGACAGTTTGCTTTCTTATCATCCCAGCTCTCGTTCTCAGTGTTTGGAGGGAGTGCTAG
- the LOC123184795 gene encoding uncharacterized protein has product MAVADAVLPSPPPPPPPARTVVVRFALAPMLALGRVLRVAAGALPYLGLAAVWFTSAASAAKVVARRAWGEDSASFLFLQTLTYGAFTVLACVFLVLLALGVLLLCRMCVAYVIAAVRGSRREFKERAVGAIKPDSAADSFSLPRTAVLGFMADVPFMLLVVAGLLLAAMSHVQGSVSQGEMVGLVIVDVGIFAMNAISCSVIVPALALSFWKEDQADRKAPSQFC; this is encoded by the exons ATGGCCGTCGCCGACGCGGtgctgccctcgccgccgccgccgcccccgccggcgcgGACCGTCGTCgtgcgcttcgcccttgccccgaTGCTGGCTCTCGGGCGCGTCCTCCGCGTCGCGGCCGGAGCGCTCCCCTACCTGGGCTTGGCCGCTGTGTGGTTTACCTCCGCAGCCTCGGCTGCGAAGGTCGTGGCGCGGCGCGCCTGGGGCGAGGACTCcgcctccttcctcttcctccagACGCTCACGTACGGGGCTTTCACGGTGTTGGCCTGCGTCTTCCTTGTCTTGCTCGCGCTTGGCGTCCTGCTGCTGTGCCGCATGTGCGTGGCCTACGTGATTGCAGCTGTACGTGGATCCCGCCGCGAATTCAAAGAG CGCGCCGTGGGAGCAATCAAGCCGGACTCAGCTGCAGACTCGTTTAGTCTACCCCGCACCGCGGTGCTTGGATTCATGGCAGATGTTCCTTTCATGCTGCTAGTGGTCGCTGGTCTTCTGTTAGCAGCGATGTCGCATGTCCAGGGATCAGTATCTCAGGGAGAAATGGTTGGATTAGTAATCGTGGATGTGGGGATATTTGCTATGAACGCGATATCTTGCTCTGTTATCGTTCCAGCTCTTGCACTTAGTTTCTGGAAGGAGGACCAGGCGGACAGGAAAGCACCATCGCAGTTTTGTTGA
- the LOC123184794 gene encoding uncharacterized protein, which produces MAVADAVLPSPPPPPPPARAVVVRFALALMLALGLVLCVAAGALACLGFASAWVASAASAAKVVARRAWGEASAPFLFLQALTYGALKVCVYNFLVLLALTVLQQFVAYVIAVVSGSTSGFKKNCCPPQSAFGAMRPESVARFFRLLRPIVLGFVAYVAFILLAVAGFLVAMMSPHVEGSMSQGEMVGSVIMDVGIFGSHATACFVMMPALVLSLWREYQANRKAPSQFC; this is translated from the exons ATGGCCGTCGCCGACGCGGTgctgccctcgccgccgcccccgcccccgccggcgCGGGCCGTCGTCgtgcgcttcgcccttgccctgaTGCTGGCGCTCGGGCTCGTCCTCTGCGTCGCGGCGGGAGCCCTCGCCTGCCTGGGCTTCGCCTCTGCGTGGGTCGCCTCCGCGGCCTCGGCTGCCAAGGTCGTGGCGCGCCGCGCCTGGGGCGAGGCCTCCGCTCCTTTCCTCTTCCTCCAGGCGCTCACGTACGGGGCCCTGAAGGTCTGCGTCTACAACTTTCTTGTGTTGCTCGCGCTTACCGTCCTGCAGCAGTTCGTGGCCTACGTGATTGCAGTTGTATCTGGATCCACTTCAGGATTCAAGAAG AATTGCTGCCCTCCTCAGAGCGCCTTTGGAGCAATGAGGCCGGAGTCGGTTGCACGCTTCTTTAGGCTTCTGCGCCCCATTGTGCTTGGATTTGTTGCATATGTGGCCTTCATCCTGCTAGCGGTCGCTGGTTTTCTGGTAGCAATGATGTCGCCACATGTGGAGGGATCGATGTCTCAGGGAGAAATGGTGGGTTCGGTGATCATGGATGTGGGGATATTTGGTTCGCACGCGACAGCTTGCTTTGTTATGATGCCAGCTCTCGTTCTTAGTCTCTGGAGGGAGTACCAGGCAAACAGGAAAGCACCATCGCAGTTCTgttga